A stretch of DNA from Methanobrevibacter sp.:
CTAAAACAATAGAAAACATTAAACAGTCAGATGTTGAAGTTTTAGATTCATTTAAGGAAGTTGCAATCAAATCAGATATTTTGATTTCTGCAAACTCCCCTGCCAGTGCATTAAATGTTTCAAAAAAATATGGAAAATATGCAAAGGGAATATATTTGGATTTAAATAACATTTCGCCAGACACTACAATGAAAATCAATGAGCATGTTGAAAATCTAATTGATGGTGCAGTTATAGGTAAGATTGATTCAACTAATCCGATATTATATGTTGCTGGCAAAAAAGCTGAGGAATTGTCATTTTTAAATGAATTTATCCAAATTAAAGTGATAAGTGAAAAAATAGGTGATGTTAGTCTCTTAAAGTTACTCAGAAGCACATATACAAAAACATTGTCAGCATTGTTAATCGAATCGTCAAACCTTGCTGAAGGATATGGTCTGGAGGAGGAATTCTTTGATATTTTAACATTGACAGAAGGTGAGACTTTCAGGGAAAAATCCAAATCAAGAATTGCAAACACTTTAAATTCCAAAAAAAGAAAATCTGAAGAATTGGATGAGATAATAAATTATTTTGATAGTGATGATTTAATAATGGTTAAGGCTGCACTTGAAAGACTCAGCCAATAATCACTTTAACCTTAAATCCTTTTTTGGCCTGTTTTATAAAACCGTCAACGGGAATGAAATGGGAATCCATAATGTATCGTAAGTATGTCACGTCTCGTGCAGGCAATCTTAGGTTAGTTTTAATCTTTTTACCTTCACTTTTAAACTGAACGGATATTTTTCCGTTTTTATCAACATATAAATCTGTATTTAGACCTTCTTTGGTTATTTTTGTTTCAAATTTAGTTAAGTTCAATCCTGCTTCAAGAGTTAAAGGGGCAGTATCAACAGTAATGTTTTCGCTTCTGAATTTATTGTTTGCATCACGTGCGCTTATGCCCTTTTCACCTTCACACGCAACGTACCATGCACGGTCAATAACCCTTTGAACTTTCTGGTTATCCGGAATAACTCCTTGTGATTCGTAACTTTTCATAAGTTCCATAACCTCTTTTTTTGTGACATCCATTTCAATGGCACTAACTGCCAGTCTGGTCATCACAGGCCCATAGTCTGACCTTCTAAAAACGGCCCAAATTGATTCGGGGTCTCTATAAACTCTTCTTTTAATGATTTCATTAATTGTATTTCCATTGAGATAAGCTATTTTTTCAAGATTTCCCCGGGAATATGTATTCATTATTTTGTATATGTCTGTCCAATTTCTCTTGCCGGGGGTTCTGCCTTCATCAATTTCCTGCTCGAGTATTTCAACTGTGGTTTTTGGAAGAAGCTTTTTTACTTCATCTGAAATGATCATGTCATTGTCTATGATTGACTGCCTTATCAATCTGCCGGAATATTTTTCTTTGTTAAATTCTTTCACGACATGATAATTAAGTTTTGAGCCTAAAAACTCATTGATGGCATACCATCGAATTTCATTTCTGTTGGTGTAACTTTTTGGCATTCCAACAAAGTTTCCCTCATCAATGAATCTCTGTGCTTTAGTTTTGATTTCATCTAATGATATACTTGCAGAGGTAATATAATCTGTCACGCCATCATCAATCATCTGCTTAATTCTGATTGGAACACTGTAAGACAGGACCAGTCTGTGGTGTAAGCCTTCAAATGATTTAACCTCATCTGCACCTAAAGCCAGTGCCATTTTACTTCGAGCTTCAAAATCTACAAAAAATGGAGCATGATTTGCACTAAATCCCTTGTTTAAATATACGACCAGTTTTTTATTTTCTCTGTCAGCTATTTTCCTAGCCTCTTTAATCAAATGTTCATGACCTTTATGAACGGGGTCAAAATCTGCACTAATTCCAATCAAAACAAACACCAAAAAAAGAAAGTTTTTGGATAGTATTTAACCATCCATTAATTTTAAAATACCACTAATTACTAACCATATTCCAATTAAAGTACCTAATATAATTGGATTTGCAATATAAGTTCCAATAATTATATATAATAATCCAAGAACAACTCCTGCTATTCCAATATAAAAACCATATCTTGATTGACGGTTATTAATCAATGAAGCAAGCCCTACAATTATTAACATTATTCCAGCAAGGTATAATGTGATTTCTGCTAAAAATCCAAGCAATGCAGGATTAAATATCAAACAGATACTTAAGAATAACAGAACTAAACCCAATACTAAATCAAGCAACGCTCCTGTTTTGTTATAATCTATTATTGACACTCCTACAACGAGTAAATAAATAGATATTAATAATACTGATAAGCTAATTAATGAACTAACGCCAATAACTCCCATTATAGGGAATATGATAATTATTAATCCAAGAATGATAGCTAGTAAACTAATAAATTTAGTTTTCATATTTGCCTCCTATAATATATTATAAGTTTAATTAATATAATGGTATATGTTTTATTTCAACGGTTGACGAATTCATGTCTGAGTTGTTGACTGCACCTTTCCATTCACTTTTACACTCGCAATCGTACTCAATTTTAGTTTGAGTCAGATTATTGGCTATTATCATATGTTTTAAATCCTTATTGCATTTCTTACAGTTGTAAGGCCCTCTTCTTGAACCAAAACCTGAAGTGTCTAAAAGTGCAGGAATGTCAAGTTCGTCACGTACGGTGTTAATGATTTCTATGCATGACCAGATCCATGGCGGTTGGTATGCTCCTTTTCTCCAAAACCTTTCAATCATGGTTCCGCTGTGTATGGTCGCAGGACAAAATGATAATCGGTTAACGCCGATGGAATTACAGTAGCGTGCAGTTTCGATAGATTCATCAATTGCCTGAGCTTCAGATACAAGAATCGGCTTTACAAAAATATATGCTTTAGATTTG
This window harbors:
- a CDS encoding NAD(P)-binding domain-containing protein, whose translation is MIIGFIGFGKVSQNLIKLIKSEDILFITSAQNRSPKTIENIKQSDVEVLDSFKEVAIKSDILISANSPASALNVSKKYGKYAKGIYLDLNNISPDTTMKINEHVENLIDGAVIGKIDSTNPILYVAGKKAEELSFLNEFIQIKVISEKIGDVSLLKLLRSTYTKTLSALLIESSNLAEGYGLEEEFFDILTLTEGETFREKSKSRIANTLNSKKRKSEELDEIINYFDSDDLIMVKAALERLSQ
- a CDS encoding nucleotidyltransferase family protein, which produces MFVLIGISADFDPVHKGHEHLIKEARKIADRENKKLVVYLNKGFSANHAPFFVDFEARSKMALALGADEVKSFEGLHHRLVLSYSVPIRIKQMIDDGVTDYITSASISLDEIKTKAQRFIDEGNFVGMPKSYTNRNEIRWYAINEFLGSKLNYHVVKEFNKEKYSGRLIRQSIIDNDMIISDEVKKLLPKTTVEILEQEIDEGRTPGKRNWTDIYKIMNTYSRGNLEKIAYLNGNTINEIIKRRVYRDPESIWAVFRRSDYGPVMTRLAVSAIEMDVTKKEVMELMKSYESQGVIPDNQKVQRVIDRAWYVACEGEKGISARDANNKFRSENITVDTAPLTLEAGLNLTKFETKITKEGLNTDLYVDKNGKISVQFKSEGKKIKTNLRLPARDVTYLRYIMDSHFIPVDGFIKQAKKGFKVKVIIG
- a CDS encoding DUF308 domain-containing protein, whose translation is MKTKFISLLAIILGLIIIIFPIMGVIGVSSLISLSVLLISIYLLVVGVSIIDYNKTGALLDLVLGLVLLFLSICLIFNPALLGFLAEITLYLAGIMLIIVGLASLINNRQSRYGFYIGIAGVVLGLLYIIIGTYIANPIILGTLIGIWLVISGILKLMDG
- a CDS encoding archaeosine biosynthesis radical SAM protein RaSEA, coding for SGSFLNPYELPKDARDEILKTLMNLGNVTEIIVESRPEYVKEEYLDEIFEIIGDTLFEVSIGLETSNDYTRLNKINKGFTRQDFEDAVKLMQTLKQTKGYNLKSKAYIFVKPILVSEAQAIDESIETARYCNSIGVNRLSFCPATIHSGTMIERFWRKGAYQPPWIWSCIEIINTVRDELDIPALLDTSGFGSRRGPYNCKKCNKDLKHMIIANNLTQTKIEYDCECKSEWKGAVNNSDMNSSTVEIKHIPLY